One uncultured Gellertiella sp. genomic window carries:
- a CDS encoding 4a-hydroxytetrahydrobiopterin dehydratase: MKLDAAAIGIALESLEGWNLQEDGLALNRKFRFRNFAEAFSFMTEMALLAEKMNHHPEWFNVYGRVEVTLTTHAAGGLTDLDIRMATMMNRAAERRP; encoded by the coding sequence CTGAAGCTCGATGCGGCGGCGATCGGCATCGCCCTGGAAAGCCTCGAAGGCTGGAACCTTCAGGAGGACGGGCTGGCGCTGAACCGCAAATTCCGCTTCCGCAATTTTGCCGAGGCCTTCTCCTTCATGACTGAAATGGCGCTGCTGGCAGAAAAGATGAACCACCATCCGGAATGGTTCAATGTCTATGGCCGGGTCGAAGTGACACTCACCACCCATGCGGCCGGCGGCCTGACCGATCTCGATATCAGGATGGCGACAATGATGAACCGGGCGGCAGAACGACGGCCCTGA
- a CDS encoding DUF2188 domain-containing protein, with protein MSTNSKHVIPNGSKWSVRTTGAARASATFPTRKEAVDRACEMARVAGTDHYIHGKDGRIAERLTFGKDNPIQKA; from the coding sequence ATGTCCACCAACAGCAAGCATGTCATTCCGAATGGCTCCAAATGGAGCGTGAGGACCACCGGCGCAGCCCGTGCAAGCGCTACCTTCCCGACCCGGAAGGAAGCCGTCGACCGAGCCTGCGAGATGGCGCGCGTCGCCGGGACAGATCACTATATCCACGGCAAGGACGGACGCATCGCCGAACGGCTGACCTTCGGCAAGGATAATCCCATTCAGAAAGCATAG
- a CDS encoding invasion associated locus B family protein → MSLKSLALALTLVLAGAGIAAAQAPTRIQQFKAWGAYSYQSNGGKVCYVLSVPTAKEPAAVDHGEVFFIVSQRPGQNISYEPQAMMGYTLKPASKVNVQIDDKTFVMFTKDKAAWVENAAEEPALVMAMKTGKAMTVKAQSRKGTPTSYAYSLQGISAALKQIETCK, encoded by the coding sequence ATGTCTCTCAAAAGTCTCGCTCTCGCTCTCACCCTCGTTCTGGCCGGTGCCGGCATTGCCGCTGCGCAGGCGCCGACCCGTATCCAGCAATTCAAGGCCTGGGGCGCCTATTCCTATCAGTCGAATGGCGGCAAGGTCTGCTATGTCCTGTCGGTTCCGACGGCAAAGGAACCGGCAGCGGTTGATCATGGCGAAGTGTTCTTCATCGTCTCGCAGCGCCCCGGCCAGAACATCTCCTACGAACCGCAGGCGATGATGGGCTACACGCTGAAGCCCGCCTCCAAGGTCAATGTGCAGATCGATGACAAGACCTTCGTGATGTTCACCAAGGACAAGGCCGCCTGGGTGGAAAATGCCGCCGAGGAACCGGCGCTGGTCATGGCGATGAAAACCGGCAAGGCGATGACGGTAAAGGCCCAGTCGCGCAAGGGCACGCCGACCTCCTATGCCTATTCGCTGCAGGGCATTTCCGCCGCGCTGAAGCAGATCGAAACCTGCAAATAG
- a CDS encoding LysE family translocator: MDFLPAASTLAAFSLASVLLAITPGPDMTLSIGRALKEGKIAGLAVIAGTNLGLVVHTMLVAFGLSALIIASPLAFAILKTGGAGYLAFLAFQAVRKGSDFVVTDTQAPRDSLLGAMFNGFWVNLLNPKIIIFFMTFLPQFVSSGDPAVTGKLLFLGLWFILVSLPIVIGIVLAADRLAAWLTGNRKVLRGIDYTFATVFSIFAVKILLTHSR; encoded by the coding sequence ATGGATTTCCTGCCTGCCGCCTCCACCCTTGCCGCCTTTTCGCTTGCTTCTGTCCTGCTGGCGATCACGCCGGGGCCTGACATGACGCTGTCGATCGGGCGAGCGCTGAAAGAGGGGAAGATCGCCGGACTTGCGGTGATCGCAGGCACCAATCTCGGTCTGGTCGTCCATACCATGCTGGTTGCCTTCGGGCTTTCGGCGCTGATCATCGCCTCGCCGCTGGCTTTCGCGATCCTGAAGACCGGAGGGGCGGGCTATCTTGCCTTTCTCGCCTTCCAGGCCGTGCGCAAGGGCTCGGATTTCGTGGTGACCGATACGCAGGCACCGCGCGACAGCCTTCTCGGCGCGATGTTCAACGGTTTCTGGGTCAATCTGCTCAATCCGAAGATCATCATCTTCTTCATGACGTTCCTGCCGCAATTCGTCAGTTCGGGCGATCCCGCCGTCACCGGCAAGCTCCTGTTCCTGGGCCTGTGGTTCATTCTCGTGTCGCTGCCCATCGTCATCGGCATCGTGCTTGCCGCCGACCGGCTGGCGGCCTGGCTGACGGGCAATCGCAAGGTGCTGCGCGGCATTGACTACACCTTCGCCACCGTCTTCTCGATCTTCGCCGTCAAGATCCTGCTGACCCACAGCCGCTAA
- a CDS encoding Bax inhibitor-1/YccA family protein — translation MADLRNYQNRGAQTQSGAVIDEGLRTYMLKVYNLMAMGLAITGLAAYFTFALAFSNGSVTSFGMAIYGSPLRYVVMFAPLAMVFYLSFRIHKMSVSAAQLAFWVYAGLMGLSLSSIFILYTQGSIVQTFFVTAASFGALSLYGYVTRRDLSAMGSFLVMGLFGLIIASLVQLFLQSQALNFAISVVGVLIFAGLTAWDTQKIKESYYESDSADMAGRKAIMGALQLYLDFLNLFLFLLRFMGNNRN, via the coding sequence ATGGCTGATCTTCGTAACTATCAAAATCGTGGGGCCCAAACCCAGTCTGGCGCCGTGATCGACGAAGGGCTGCGGACCTATATGCTGAAGGTCTACAACCTGATGGCGATGGGTCTGGCAATCACCGGTCTGGCCGCCTATTTCACCTTCGCGCTCGCCTTCAGCAATGGCAGCGTGACGTCGTTCGGCATGGCGATCTATGGCAGCCCGCTGCGTTATGTCGTGATGTTTGCGCCGCTCGCCATGGTGTTCTACCTGAGCTTCCGCATTCACAAGATGAGCGTCAGCGCCGCGCAGCTCGCCTTCTGGGTCTATGCGGGCCTGATGGGCCTGTCGCTGTCGTCGATCTTCATCCTTTATACCCAGGGCAGCATCGTCCAGACCTTCTTCGTGACGGCGGCGTCCTTCGGTGCGCTGTCGCTCTATGGCTACGTCACCAGGCGTGACCTGTCGGCCATGGGGTCGTTCCTGGTGATGGGCCTGTTCGGCCTGATCATCGCCTCGCTCGTACAGCTCTTCCTGCAGTCGCAGGCGCTGAACTTTGCCATCTCGGTGGTCGGCGTGCTGATCTTTGCGGGCCTCACCGCCTGGGATACGCAGAAGATCAAGGAATCCTATTACGAATCCGACAGTGCCGACATGGCAGGCCGCAAGGCGATCATGGGTGCGTTGCAGCTTTACCTGGATTTCCTCAACCTGTTCCTGTTCCTGCTGCGCTTCATGGGCAACAACCGCAACTGA
- a CDS encoding ABC transporter permease gives MRGGFRGFLIFIACIALGTAAIAAINSVSQTISETMASQGQQLLAGDVRFEFTNREASAAELAYIRGLGTVSHSTTLRSMVRRADGGDQALAELKAVDPAYPLYGQFSAAGGKPLASLLERHDGQFGAVAAGMLLDRLNLSVGDSVLVGNSKVTITGTISNEPDSVSEGFAFAPRLLMSGQGLAETGLVQLGSLVKQDYRVKLAGSSQDVAQALAGLAGRANAAFPDAGWAIRTSRNAAPVLAENIARFTQFLTLVGLTALVVGGVGIGNAVRAYLDSKRTTIATFKCLGAPGGLITLIYLFQITLVALVGIAIGLLIGAAAPLLANPWLATFLPVETGLRFYPGALALATGFGLLTTLSFSILPLGLARRVSAVTLFRDGGDFARRFPSMASLLALAVALGLLAGLAILTAADRRLALNVLVAIAVGFVGLLLVGLAIAAIARRLPRMRSPSLRLAIGNIHRPGALTGPVVLSLGLGLALLVSLSLIDVNLRQQLTGTLAEKAPNFFFLDIQAHDREAFQRILASRAPGASIVAVPMLRGRITALDGVEVARAKVAPEGKWVLSGDRGITYAETLPANARLTEGDWWAKDYSGEPLVSFSAEEAGNLGLKRGDTVTVNVLGRQITARIANLRKVDWGSMSINFVMVFSPNTFRGAPNSWLATLSDPTLSAGQEAVVLHDVVAAYPAVTSIRTRDALDAVAQLTGRLANAIRAAAAIALATSILVLAGALAAGNRARLQDAVVMKTLGATRAMLVGTYGLEYGLLGLATALFATLAGGASAWYVVARIMKLPFALYPGPVALTLALGLIVTVGIGLAGTWRLLGQKPAQHLREL, from the coding sequence ATGCGCGGCGGGTTCAGGGGTTTCCTGATCTTCATCGCCTGCATTGCGCTCGGCACGGCAGCGATTGCCGCGATCAATTCGGTGTCGCAGACCATTTCCGAAACCATGGCCAGCCAGGGCCAGCAACTGCTGGCGGGCGACGTGCGCTTCGAATTCACCAATCGCGAGGCCAGTGCCGCCGAACTTGCCTATATCCGGGGCCTTGGCACCGTCTCGCATTCGACGACACTGCGCTCCATGGTGCGCCGCGCCGATGGCGGCGATCAGGCGCTTGCCGAACTCAAGGCCGTCGATCCGGCCTACCCGCTCTACGGCCAGTTTTCGGCAGCGGGCGGCAAGCCGCTTGCCAGTCTGCTGGAACGGCACGACGGACAGTTCGGCGCGGTGGCGGCAGGCATGCTGCTCGACCGGCTGAACCTGTCGGTTGGCGACAGCGTGCTGGTCGGCAACAGCAAGGTCACCATTACCGGCACGATCAGCAACGAACCGGACTCGGTGTCGGAAGGCTTTGCCTTCGCGCCGCGCCTGCTGATGTCGGGGCAAGGCCTTGCCGAAACCGGGCTGGTGCAGCTCGGCAGCCTTGTCAAGCAGGACTATCGGGTAAAGCTTGCAGGATCGTCGCAAGACGTGGCACAGGCGCTTGCGGGTCTTGCCGGGCGGGCCAATGCGGCCTTTCCCGATGCCGGCTGGGCGATCCGCACCAGCCGCAATGCCGCCCCTGTGCTCGCCGAAAACATCGCCCGCTTCACCCAGTTCCTGACGCTTGTCGGCCTGACCGCACTTGTCGTCGGCGGGGTCGGCATCGGCAATGCGGTCCGGGCCTATCTGGATTCGAAGCGGACGACCATCGCCACCTTCAAGTGCCTCGGTGCGCCAGGAGGCCTTATAACCCTGATCTATCTGTTCCAGATCACCCTTGTCGCCCTGGTCGGGATTGCCATCGGGCTGCTGATCGGGGCAGCGGCCCCGTTGCTTGCCAATCCCTGGCTTGCCACCTTCCTGCCGGTGGAGACCGGGTTGCGGTTTTATCCCGGCGCTCTGGCGCTGGCCACGGGCTTTGGCCTGCTGACCACACTTTCCTTCTCGATCCTGCCGCTGGGCCTTGCCCGCAGGGTATCTGCCGTCACCCTGTTTCGGGACGGCGGCGATTTCGCACGCCGCTTTCCATCCATGGCGAGCCTGCTGGCACTGGCTGTGGCGTTGGGTCTGCTGGCGGGCCTGGCAATCCTGACCGCCGCCGACCGCAGGCTCGCGCTCAACGTGCTGGTGGCAATCGCCGTCGGCTTTGTCGGCCTCCTGCTGGTCGGCCTCGCCATTGCTGCCATTGCGCGCCGCCTGCCGCGAATGCGCTCGCCATCGCTGCGGCTTGCCATCGGCAATATCCACCGGCCCGGCGCGCTGACCGGGCCCGTGGTCCTGTCTCTGGGACTGGGGCTGGCGCTGCTGGTCAGCCTGTCGCTGATCGACGTCAACCTGCGCCAGCAGCTGACCGGAACACTGGCCGAAAAGGCCCCGAACTTCTTCTTCCTCGACATCCAGGCCCATGACCGGGAGGCCTTCCAGCGGATTCTGGCGAGCCGGGCACCGGGGGCCAGTATCGTCGCCGTGCCGATGCTGCGCGGCCGCATCACCGCGCTTGATGGCGTCGAGGTTGCCAGGGCGAAAGTTGCGCCCGAGGGCAAATGGGTGCTGAGCGGTGACCGGGGCATCACCTATGCCGAAACGCTTCCCGCCAACGCCCGCCTGACGGAGGGCGACTGGTGGGCGAAGGACTATTCGGGCGAACCGCTCGTCTCGTTTTCCGCCGAGGAGGCCGGCAATCTCGGCCTGAAGCGCGGCGACACCGTGACCGTCAATGTACTCGGCCGCCAGATCACGGCCCGCATCGCCAATCTGCGCAAGGTCGACTGGGGGTCCATGTCGATCAATTTCGTCATGGTCTTTTCGCCGAACACATTCCGGGGCGCGCCGAATTCCTGGCTGGCGACGCTTTCCGATCCCACGCTGTCAGCCGGACAGGAGGCCGTCGTTCTGCATGATGTGGTTGCCGCCTATCCGGCGGTCACCTCGATCCGCACCAGGGATGCACTCGATGCCGTCGCCCAACTCACCGGTCGCCTTGCCAATGCAATCCGGGCGGCGGCAGCCATTGCGCTGGCGACATCGATCCTCGTTCTGGCGGGCGCGCTGGCTGCGGGCAACCGCGCCCGGCTGCAGGATGCCGTGGTGATGAAAACGCTGGGCGCGACGCGGGCGATGCTTGTCGGCACCTACGGGCTGGAATACGGGCTGCTCGGACTGGCAACCGCGCTGTTTGCCACGCTCGCGGGCGGCGCGTCGGCCTGGTATGTGGTCGCCCGGATCATGAAGCTGCCCTTTGCGCTTTATCCCGGTCCTGTCGCGCTCACTCTGGCGCTCGGCCTCATCGTCACGGTCGGCATCGGCCTTGCCGGGACATGGCGGCTCCTCGGCCAGAAACCGGCGCAACACCTGCGGGAATTGTAG
- the thpR gene encoding RNA 2',3'-cyclic phosphodiesterase, whose protein sequence is MPRLFTALEIPRNAALSLSLLRGGLPGARWIDVENYHITLRFIGDVDNRTADEIVDRLDRIDRPEFQISLMGTGSFGSRKPHSVWAGVTPHPEMTALQGEIERICQRLGLAPDPRRFSPHVTLARLKSSRVDDVVHYLEGRSNFMTAPFTVPRFVLLSSRESVGGGPYVTEEVFSLRETGRVLHEPGILHP, encoded by the coding sequence ATGCCGAGACTTTTTACCGCCCTCGAAATTCCGCGAAATGCGGCCCTTAGCCTTTCTCTCCTTCGTGGTGGCCTGCCCGGTGCGCGCTGGATCGATGTGGAAAACTACCACATCACCCTGCGCTTCATCGGCGATGTCGACAACCGGACGGCGGACGAGATCGTCGACCGGCTCGACCGGATCGACCGGCCCGAATTCCAGATCAGCCTGATGGGCACCGGCTCCTTCGGCTCGCGCAAGCCCCATTCGGTCTGGGCCGGGGTGACGCCGCATCCGGAGATGACCGCGCTGCAGGGCGAGATCGAACGGATCTGCCAGCGGCTCGGCCTTGCGCCCGATCCGCGCAGGTTTTCCCCGCATGTCACGCTCGCCCGCCTGAAGTCGTCGCGTGTCGATGATGTCGTGCACTATCTGGAAGGGCGCAGCAATTTCATGACCGCGCCCTTCACCGTACCGCGTTTTGTGCTGCTCTCGTCGCGGGAATCGGTTGGTGGCGGGCCCTATGTGACCGAGGAGGTTTTCAGCCTTCGTGAAACCGGTCGCGTGCTGCATGAACCGGGGATATTGCATCCTTGA
- a CDS encoding DUF2794 domain-containing protein encodes MTDETNAQSHEGEGEGRPAVVVDLREYRKALDPLPVTFHRRELDMILWIYGRMVGEGLWKDYAIDHLRDRAVFSVFKRSGEMPLYRIEKNPKLAAKQGAFSVLNTQGMVLKRGHELKQVLKVFDKALKLVDP; translated from the coding sequence ATGACGGATGAGACGAACGCGCAAAGCCACGAAGGCGAAGGTGAAGGCCGCCCCGCCGTGGTGGTGGATCTGCGTGAATATCGAAAGGCGCTCGACCCGCTGCCGGTCACCTTTCACCGCCGCGAACTCGACATGATCCTGTGGATCTATGGGCGCATGGTGGGCGAGGGCCTGTGGAAAGACTATGCCATCGACCACCTCAGGGACCGGGCGGTATTTTCGGTGTTCAAGCGCTCCGGCGAAATGCCGCTCTACCGCATCGAGAAAAATCCGAAACTGGCAGCCAAGCAGGGGGCCTTCTCGGTCCTCAACACGCAAGGCATGGTGCTGAAGCGTGGCCATGAGCTGAAGCAGGTGCTGAAGGTCTTCGACAAGGCGCTGAAGCTCGTCGATCCCTGA
- a CDS encoding YkvA family protein translates to MRDANLGDEVIFGEILLPGDDETQARREKTVREKFWGVLRKSARHIPFARDAVAAYYCAVDPVTPRRVKGVLLAALAYFVMPFDVIPDVFAVIGFTDDLAVMTAALALVRGHIRDDHYIAADRALIGEIADLKA, encoded by the coding sequence ATGCGTGATGCGAATTTGGGTGACGAGGTGATATTCGGCGAGATTCTGCTGCCGGGCGACGACGAAACCCAGGCCCGTCGGGAAAAGACCGTGCGGGAGAAATTCTGGGGTGTGCTGCGCAAGTCCGCCCGCCATATTCCCTTCGCGCGGGATGCTGTCGCGGCCTATTATTGTGCCGTGGATCCCGTCACGCCGCGTCGGGTCAAGGGTGTCCTGCTTGCCGCCCTTGCCTATTTCGTCATGCCGTTTGACGTTATTCCCGATGTTTTCGCGGTGATCGGCTTTACCGATGACCTTGCCGTGATGACCGCCGCGCTGGCGTTGGTGCGTGGCCATATCCGCGACGACCACTATATCGCCGCCGACCGGGCGCTGATCGGTGAAATTGCCGACCTGAAGGCCTGA
- the rlmN gene encoding 23S rRNA (adenine(2503)-C(2))-methyltransferase RlmN has product MSEIDTKPRFAEASPAGSNSQSLLPKPSLIGISRPDMAAVLIEKGVPERQAKMRVSQIWHWLYVRGVSDFDHMTNVAKDMREMLKRHFTIARPEIVEEQISSDGTRKWLLRFPPRGAGRPVEVETVYIPEEGRGTLCISSQVGCTLTCSFCHTGTQKLVRNLTGEEILSQLLLARDRLGDFPDRDTPQGAIVPGEGRKITNIVMMGMGEPLYNFEAVKTALLIASDGDGLSLSKRRITLSTSGVVPEIFRTGDEIGVMLAISLHAVRDELRDMLVPINKKYPLKELIDACRAYPGLSNARRITFEYVMLKDVNDSLEDAKGLIKLLKGVPAKINLIPFNPWPGTNYQCSDWEQIEKFADFINAAGYASPIRTPRGRDILAACGQLKSESERMKKTERLAFEAMMIAGHGEDDD; this is encoded by the coding sequence ATGTCCGAGATCGACACCAAGCCCCGTTTCGCTGAGGCCAGCCCTGCCGGTTCGAACAGCCAGTCCCTGCTGCCGAAACCGAGCCTGATCGGCATATCACGCCCAGACATGGCGGCGGTGCTGATCGAAAAGGGGGTGCCGGAGCGGCAAGCGAAGATGCGGGTCAGCCAGATCTGGCACTGGCTCTATGTGCGCGGGGTTTCCGATTTCGACCACATGACCAATGTCGCCAAGGACATGCGCGAAATGCTGAAGCGGCATTTCACCATTGCCCGGCCTGAAATCGTCGAGGAACAGATTTCCAGCGACGGCACCCGCAAATGGCTCTTGCGCTTTCCGCCGCGCGGGGCCGGTCGTCCGGTCGAAGTGGAAACCGTCTATATTCCCGAAGAAGGGCGCGGCACGCTCTGCATCTCGAGCCAGGTCGGCTGCACGCTCACCTGCTCCTTTTGCCATACCGGCACGCAGAAGCTGGTGCGCAACCTGACGGGGGAGGAAATCCTGTCGCAATTGCTGCTGGCGCGCGACCGGCTCGGCGATTTCCCCGACCGCGACACGCCGCAGGGGGCGATCGTGCCCGGCGAGGGCCGCAAGATCACCAATATCGTGATGATGGGCATGGGTGAGCCTCTCTATAATTTCGAGGCGGTGAAGACAGCGCTGCTGATTGCCTCGGATGGCGATGGCCTGTCGCTGTCAAAGCGCCGCATCACGCTCTCGACCTCGGGTGTGGTGCCGGAAATTTTCCGGACCGGCGATGAAATCGGCGTAATGCTGGCGATCTCGCTCCATGCGGTGCGCGACGAACTGCGCGACATGCTGGTGCCGATCAACAAGAAATATCCGCTGAAGGAGCTGATCGATGCCTGCCGGGCCTATCCCGGCCTGTCCAACGCCCGGCGCATCACCTTCGAATATGTGATGCTGAAGGACGTCAATGACAGTCTCGAGGATGCCAAGGGCCTGATCAAGCTGCTGAAAGGCGTGCCCGCCAAGATCAACCTGATCCCGTTCAATCCCTGGCCGGGCACCAATTACCAGTGCTCGGACTGGGAGCAGATCGAGAAATTTGCCGATTTCATCAATGCGGCCGGTTACGCCTCGCCGATCCGCACCCCCCGCGGCCGCGACATCCTCGCCGCCTGCGGCCAGCTGAAATCGGAATCGGAGCGCATGAAAAAGACCGAACGTCTGGCCTTCGAAGCGATGATGATCGCCGGCCATGGCGAGGATGATGACTGA
- a CDS encoding argininosuccinate synthase, translating into MASHKQVKKVVLAYSGGLDTSIILKWLQTELGAEVVTFTADLGQGEELEPARKKAEMMGIKEIYIEDVREEFVRDFVFPMFRANAVYEGVYLLGTSIARPLISKHLIDIAAKTGADAIAHGATGKGNDQVRFELSAYALNPDIKIIAPWRDWSFKSRTDLLEFAEQHQIPVAKDKKGEAPFSVDANLLHSSSEGKVLEDPAKEAPEYVHMRTISPEAAPDKATIIKVGFERGDAVSINGVRLSPASLLAKLNDYGRDNGIGRLDLVENRFVGMKSRGVYETPGGTILLTAHRAMESITLDRGAAHLKDELMPKYAELIYYGFWFSPEREMLQALIDKSQEHVEGEVTLKLYKGNVMVIGRESDQSLYSDSLVTFEDDQGAYDQKDAAGFIKLNALRLRTLGKRNRKF; encoded by the coding sequence ATGGCATCGCACAAGCAAGTCAAGAAGGTCGTTCTCGCCTATTCCGGCGGTCTCGACACCTCGATCATCCTGAAATGGCTCCAGACCGAACTCGGCGCGGAAGTGGTGACCTTCACCGCCGATCTCGGCCAGGGCGAGGAGCTTGAGCCGGCCCGCAAGAAGGCCGAGATGATGGGCATCAAGGAAATCTATATCGAGGACGTGCGCGAGGAATTCGTGCGCGATTTCGTCTTCCCGATGTTCCGTGCCAATGCGGTCTATGAAGGCGTCTACCTGCTCGGCACCTCGATTGCCCGGCCGCTGATCTCCAAGCACCTGATCGACATCGCCGCCAAGACCGGGGCCGATGCCATTGCCCATGGTGCCACCGGCAAGGGCAATGACCAGGTTCGCTTCGAACTCTCCGCCTATGCGCTGAACCCCGACATCAAGATCATCGCCCCCTGGCGTGACTGGTCGTTCAAGAGCCGCACCGACCTCCTGGAGTTTGCCGAACAGCACCAGATCCCGGTTGCCAAGGACAAGAAGGGCGAAGCACCGTTCTCGGTCGATGCCAATCTCCTGCACTCCTCTTCCGAGGGCAAGGTGCTTGAAGACCCCGCGAAGGAAGCACCGGAATATGTGCATATGCGCACGATTTCACCGGAAGCTGCTCCCGACAAGGCGACCATCATCAAGGTCGGCTTCGAGCGCGGCGATGCGGTGTCGATCAACGGCGTCAGGCTGTCGCCCGCCTCGCTTCTGGCCAAGCTCAACGACTACGGTCGCGACAATGGCATTGGCCGTCTCGATCTGGTTGAAAACCGGTTCGTCGGCATGAAGTCGCGCGGCGTCTATGAGACCCCCGGCGGCACCATCCTGCTCACTGCCCACCGGGCGATGGAATCGATCACGCTCGACCGGGGTGCCGCCCATCTCAAGGACGAGCTGATGCCGAAATATGCCGAGCTCATCTATTACGGCTTCTGGTTCTCGCCCGAGCGCGAAATGCTGCAGGCGCTGATCGACAAGAGCCAGGAGCATGTCGAAGGCGAAGTGACGCTGAAGCTCTACAAGGGCAATGTCATGGTCATCGGCCGCGAGAGCGACCAGTCACTCTATTCGGATTCGCTGGTCACTTTCGAGGATGACCAGGGTGCCTATGACCAGAAGGATGCGGCAGGTTTCATCAAGCTCAACGCCCTGCGTCTGCGCACGCTCGGCAAGCGCAACCGCAAGTTCTGA
- a CDS encoding arylesterase, with amino-acid sequence MSALSGLFRPAGAAELKLVAFGDSLMAGYELQAGDAYPAKLEKALRQAGMDVTITNAAVSGDTTADGMSRLDWSIPDGTDGVLLELGANDALRGLAPADTRKNLDAMLSGLRARHIPVLLYGMLAPPNMGKPYGDAFNAIYPELARAHDVALYPFFLDGIISDSSLKIADGMHPNPRGVDHLVDKTLSTVKAFVHSLKPRAK; translated from the coding sequence ATGTCAGCGCTTTCCGGCCTTTTTAGGCCAGCCGGGGCGGCAGAGCTGAAGCTCGTCGCCTTTGGCGACAGCCTGATGGCCGGCTATGAACTGCAGGCGGGTGATGCCTATCCGGCCAAGCTCGAAAAGGCACTGCGACAGGCGGGCATGGATGTGACGATCACCAATGCCGCCGTGTCGGGCGATACCACCGCCGACGGCATGTCGCGCCTCGACTGGAGCATTCCGGATGGCACCGACGGCGTGCTGCTGGAACTCGGCGCCAACGACGCCCTGCGCGGCCTTGCGCCCGCTGATACCCGCAAGAACCTCGACGCCATGCTCTCCGGGCTCAGGGCGCGCCACATTCCGGTGCTGCTCTATGGCATGCTGGCACCGCCGAACATGGGCAAGCCCTATGGCGATGCGTTCAATGCCATCTATCCCGAGCTCGCCCGTGCCCATGATGTGGCCCTCTATCCGTTTTTTCTCGACGGGATCATTTCCGACAGCAGCCTGAAGATTGCCGATGGCATGCATCCCAATCCCCGGGGCGTCGATCACCTTGTCGACAAAACCTTAAGCACAGTGAAAGCCTTTGTGCATAGCCTAAAGCCTCGCGCAAAATAG
- a CDS encoding ABC transporter ATP-binding protein, translating into MTETIIALKQADLTLGRDAARVHVLKTIDLDIRRGEAVGIVGPSGSGKSTLLMVLAGLERLDSGTLEIDGTALHAMGEDKLAAFRGRHIGIVFQSFHLIPNMTALENVAVPLELANNRDAFRRAERELVSVGLADRLHHYPGQLSGGEQQRVAVARALAPNPPLLIADEPTGNLDSETGRKIADLLFAKQEERQMTMLLVTHDPSLAARCGRQIAMRSGRIEALPLAEPAAAEKQELSA; encoded by the coding sequence GTGACCGAAACGATCATCGCGCTGAAACAGGCGGATCTGACGCTGGGACGGGACGCCGCGCGGGTTCATGTGCTGAAGACAATCGACCTGGACATCAGGAGGGGCGAGGCGGTGGGCATCGTCGGGCCGTCGGGCTCGGGCAAATCCACCCTGCTGATGGTGCTCGCGGGCCTCGAACGGCTCGACAGCGGCACGCTCGAGATTGACGGCACGGCGCTGCATGCGATGGGTGAGGATAAGCTCGCAGCCTTTCGCGGACGCCATATCGGCATCGTCTTCCAGTCCTTTCACCTGATCCCCAACATGACGGCGCTGGAAAATGTCGCGGTGCCGCTGGAACTTGCCAACAATCGCGATGCGTTCCGGCGCGCCGAGCGCGAACTGGTCTCGGTTGGACTTGCCGACCGGCTGCACCACTATCCCGGCCAGCTCTCAGGCGGCGAGCAGCAGCGCGTGGCCGTGGCTCGTGCGCTCGCCCCCAACCCGCCGCTGCTGATCGCCGATGAGCCAACCGGCAATCTCGACAGCGAAACCGGTCGGAAGATTGCCGATCTGCTGTTTGCCAAGCAGGAAGAGCGGCAGATGACCATGCTGCTCGTCACCCATGATCCATCGCTGGCCGCCCGCTGCGGCCGCCAGATTGCCATGCGGTCCGGCCGCATCGAAGCCTTGCCTCTTGCAGAGCCTGCCGCGGCGGAAAAGCAGGAGCTGAGCGCGTGA